CTCCACGGACGCCCACTGGCTGCTGCCCCACTTCGAGAAGATGCTCTACGACCAGGCCATGATGCTTATGGCTTGCGCCGAAGCCTTCGATGCCTCCCGCGACCCGCTGGCGGAGCGCACCGCCAGGGAAGTGATTCGCTATGTGCTGCGCGACATGACAAGCCCCGAGGGGGCCTTCTACAGCGCCGAGGACGCAGACAGCGAAGGCGAGGAGGGCAAGTTCTACGTCTGGACCGTGGTCGAGATCCGGGAGCTGCTGTCCCCGGAGGACGCCTCTCTGTTCATCCGACTGATGAACCTGCGGCCGGAGGGCAACTTCGCCGACGAGGCCAGCGGCGAGCTCACCGGGGCCAACATACCGCATCTCCGGGAGTGGCCGGCTCCCGAGGACGAGCGCCGTCTGGAGGCCATCCGCGAGGTTCTCTTCGCCCAGCGGGAGAAACGCGTGCACCCCCACAAGGACGACAAGGTGCTCACGGACTGGAACGGCCTGATGATCGCCGCCCTGGCCCAGGCCGGGCGCATCCTGTCGGACCCTGAACCGGTGGAGGCCGCCTCCCGCGCGGCGGACTTCATCCTGGCCCGGCTGCGCACGCCCGAGGGCAGGCTGCTGCACCGCTACCGCGACGGCGACGCGGCCATCGCCGCCACCCTGGACGACTACGCCTTCCTGATCTGGGGGCTCACCGAGCTGCACCAGTCCACCGGCGACCCCGTCTGGCTGGAGGCCTCCCTGGAACTGGCCGGGATCATGATCCGGGACTTCGAGGACGCGGAGAACGGCGGCTTCTACCTGACGGCATCGGACGCCGAGGAGCTGCTGGTGCGCCACAAGGATTTCGTGGACGCGGCCCTGCCCTCCGGCAACTCGGCGGCCATGCTGGTTCTGCTGCGGCTCTCGCGCCTGTGCGGCAGGCACGAGCTGGCAGAACACGCCGCCCGCACGGCCCGGGCGGCCGGCGCCTCGCTTCGCACCTACGCCTCGGGCTACACCATGCTGCTCTGCGGCCTGGACATGGCCCTCGGGCGCAGCGCGGACGTGGTGCTTTCCGGCCCCACGCCCGAGAGCCTGGAGCCCTTCCGGCAGGCGCTGCGCGCAAGCCGTCTGCCGGACACGCTCGTCCTGGAGCGGCCCGCGGACGGCCTCGGGGAGCTGGCCCCGTATACCGCCATGATGACGCCCAAGGACGGCAAGGCCACGGCCTACGTCTGCGTGGGCGGCGTGTGCCAGCCCGCCGTGACGGACCCGGAGGCCATGCTGCGCCTTCTCAAGAGCTGAGCGCCGCCATCCCCGTTTCGCCCTATCCGCCACGAAAAAGGCCGCCCCCTCGCGGGGGCGGCCTTGTCTTGTCCGGTCGCTGTATCCGTGGCGGAGCCTAGCGGATGAACAGCATCTCCTGGTAGCTGGGCAGGGGCCACAGGTCGTCGGCGACCACGGCTTCCAGGGCGTCGGCGTAGCCGCGCACGGCCAGCATGGCGGGCAGCACCTTGTCGCACATGAACTTGGCGTGGGCCAGGGTGTCGCCGCCTTCGTGGCCGATGAGCTTCTCCAGCTTGTCCACTTCAGCCTGCATGGAGCGCAGCTTGGTGGTGACGTCCTCCAGGGAGGCCATCTTGAAGTCGTGCCCGATGGCCTTGAGGCTGGCGCAGGTGTCGGCCAGCTGGCCCTGGTAGCGCATGGCGGCCGGGAAGATCACGGTGCGGGCCATGCGGATGACCAGGTTGGCCTCGGTGAGGACGGTCTTCACGTACTGCTCCAGGTAGATCTCCTGGCGGGACTTCACTTCGGCCTCGGAGAGGATGTTGTACTTGGTGAAGAGGTCCAGGACTTCCTTGGTGGTCAGCACGGGCAGGGCGTCCGGGGTGGTCTTCAGGTTGGGCAGGCCGCGCTTGGCCGCTTCCTGATGCCAGGCGTCGGAGTAGCCGTCGCCGTTGAAGATGACCGCGTCGTGCTCCTTCATGATCTTCTGCAGCAGCTTCTGCACACCCTCGTTGAACTGGGTCTTGTTGACCTTGCCCAGCTTCTCGAGCTCCGTGGCGATGTAGTCCAGGGATTCGGCCATCATGGCGTTCAGGGCCACCTGGGCGCCGGCGATGGAGTGGGAGGAGCCCACGGCGCGGAACTCGAAGCGGTTGCCGGTGAAGGCGAAGGGGCTGGTGCGGTTGCGGTCGCCCGGATCCATGGGCAGCGGGGGCAGGGTGTCCACGCCGATGTGCATGAGGCCCTTCTGCTTGGAGCCCTTCACTTCGCCCTTCTTGATCTGCTCGAACACGTCGGTCAGCTGCTCGCCCAGGTAGGCGCTCATGATGGCCGGCGGGGCCTCGTTGGCGCCCAGGCGATGGTCGTTGGAGGCGGAGGCAACGGTGGCGCGCAACAGGGCGCCGTACTTGTGCAGGGCGCGGATGGCGGCGGCGCAGAACACCAGGAACTGGGCGTTGGAGTGCGGGGTGTCGCCCGGATCGAAGAGGCTGCCCAGCTCGGCGTTGCCGATGGAGTAGTTCAGGTGCTTGCCCGAGCCGTTGATGCCCGCGAAAGGCTTCTCGTGCAGCAGGCAGATCATGCCGTAGCGCTTGGCCACGGTGCGCAGGGTGGTCATGACCATCTGGTTGTGGTCGGTGGCCAGGTTGCCCTGCTCATAGATGGGGGCGATCTCGAACTGGCTGGGGGCCACTTCGTTGTGGCGGGTCTTGACCGGGATGCCCAGCTTGAACAGCTCGCGCTCGACTTCCATCATGAAGGAGAGCACGCGGCGGGGGATCACGCCGAAGTACTGGTCCTCGAACTCCTGGCCCTTGGCCGAGGGGGCGCCGAACAG
The Fundidesulfovibrio soli DNA segment above includes these coding regions:
- a CDS encoding thioredoxin domain-containing protein; this encodes MSRRANALITEKSPYLLQHAHNPVDWRPWGPEAFATARAENKPLFLSIGYSTCHWCHVMERECFEDEDVAALLNSVAVPVKIDREERPDLDAVYMKACQMMTGAGGWPLSVFIDHQGRPFFAATFIPKASRFGRMGMMELLPALANVWNTRPEEVERAAGNVHQALLRLGEEKPEGAGALAEPDSALLDAAFDQLALRFDQKNGGFGDAPKFPSPHQLLFLLRRHARKEDRAALGMVLRTLTAMRLGGVFDQVGLGFHRYSTDAHWLLPHFEKMLYDQAMMLMACAEAFDASRDPLAERTAREVIRYVLRDMTSPEGAFYSAEDADSEGEEGKFYVWTVVEIRELLSPEDASLFIRLMNLRPEGNFADEASGELTGANIPHLREWPAPEDERRLEAIREVLFAQREKRVHPHKDDKVLTDWNGLMIAALAQAGRILSDPEPVEAASRAADFILARLRTPEGRLLHRYRDGDAAIAATLDDYAFLIWGLTELHQSTGDPVWLEASLELAGIMIRDFEDAENGGFYLTASDAEELLVRHKDFVDAALPSGNSAAMLVLLRLSRLCGRHELAEHAARTARAAGASLRTYASGYTMLLCGLDMALGRSADVVLSGPTPESLEPFRQALRASRLPDTLVLERPADGLGELAPYTAMMTPKDGKATAYVCVGGVCQPAVTDPEAMLRLLKS
- a CDS encoding glutamine synthetase III, encoding MSGIQARLNAISAIINYKPANAPLNFHETKPTDIFGSNVFNDKVMKERLPKAVYKSLKKTIQLGEKLDPSVADIVANAMKDWAIEKGATHFTHVFYPLTGLTAEKHDAFLVPEGDGSAVAEFSGKMLIQGEPDASSFPSGGLRATFEARGYTAWDVTSPAYILENPNGTFLCIPTAFVSWTGEALDKKTPLLRSNQALNKQAKRVLKLFGVNPKLPVVSYAGPEQEYFLIDRNFVFSRPDLLIAGRSLFGAPSAKGQEFEDQYFGVIPRRVLSFMMEVERELFKLGIPVKTRHNEVAPSQFEIAPIYEQGNLATDHNQMVMTTLRTVAKRYGMICLLHEKPFAGINGSGKHLNYSIGNAELGSLFDPGDTPHSNAQFLVFCAAAIRALHKYGALLRATVASASNDHRLGANEAPPAIMSAYLGEQLTDVFEQIKKGEVKGSKQKGLMHIGVDTLPPLPMDPGDRNRTSPFAFTGNRFEFRAVGSSHSIAGAQVALNAMMAESLDYIATELEKLGKVNKTQFNEGVQKLLQKIMKEHDAVIFNGDGYSDAWHQEAAKRGLPNLKTTPDALPVLTTKEVLDLFTKYNILSEAEVKSRQEIYLEQYVKTVLTEANLVIRMARTVIFPAAMRYQGQLADTCASLKAIGHDFKMASLEDVTTKLRSMQAEVDKLEKLIGHEGGDTLAHAKFMCDKVLPAMLAVRGYADALEAVVADDLWPLPSYQEMLFIR